Proteins found in one Triticum urartu cultivar G1812 chromosome 4, Tu2.1, whole genome shotgun sequence genomic segment:
- the LOC125550397 gene encoding HMG-Y-related protein A-like, which yields MATSSGDQSSPRAASDLAVLPSYPEMIVEAIASLREPNGSSQAAIARRIEAARGAGGDLPPSHPALVAAHLSRMSAAAELVAVAGGKYALPPPPPPSRSPVEEDDMEAEMEEEEEEDDESSDDAPLLLPPPPPAKRGRGRPPKVRPPGHYPGGAPAAIGAPPSDGLAVVAVATAPRRRGRPPKPRDPDAPPKIPRPRGRPRKNPLPDGMVPVPRPGPTTAKPRPQFAEVGFV from the exons ATGGCCACCTCCAGCGGCGACCAGTCGTCGCCCCGCGCGGCCTCCGACCTCGCCGTCCTCCCCTCCTACCCCGAG ATGATCGTGGAGGCCATCGCGTCGCTCCGGGAGCCCAACGGCTCCAGCCAGGCCGCCATCGCGCGCCGCATCGAGGCGGCCCGCGGCGCCGGCGGCGACCTCCCGCCGTCCCACCCCGCGCTCGTCGCCGCGCACCTCTCCCGCATGtccgccgccgccgagctcgtcgccgtCGCCGGGGGCAAGTACGCGCtccccccgccgcccccgccctcGAGGTCCCCCGTCGAGGAGGACGACATGGAGGCggagatggaggaggaggaagaggaggacgaCGAATCCTCCGACGAcgcgccgctgctgctgccgcccCCGCCTCCCGCCAAGCGCGGCCGCGGCCGGCCCCCGAAGGTGCGCCCGCCAGGCCACTACCCCGGGGGGGCCCCCGCCGCCATCGGCGCCCCTCCTAGCGACGGACTagccgtcgtcgccgtcgccacCGCGCCGCGCCGGCGGGGCCGCCCGCCCAAGCCGCGGGACCCGGACGCGCCGCCCAAGATCCCGCGACCGCGCGGCCGGCCGCGCAAGAACCCGCTCCCGGACGGCATGGTGCCGGTCCCGCGGCCCGGCCCCACCACGGCCAAGCCGCGCCCGCAGTTCGCCGAGGTCGGCTTCGTGTGA